One part of the Xylanimonas allomyrinae genome encodes these proteins:
- a CDS encoding site-specific integrase, translating to MSSHDTGRDELPADTPEAADHATGPGHYPRPAVSLDEAEWVWRELGVEALRPGSKPEVVRLAVIAGLTRATGARYGDLLRVRAEDLDLGALGAHAGEGSVVVRHGKHRTARIHRVPPEVVLVLRRWMEVRLELAAELEGSVPRALLLTVHHTHDNGTTVSSGLPITRQGLVLSWRRFAMRTNARYGALRPPLPTRFEQVRRAWTGSPLPDPGREIAPTEAPSEPGPGGAQT from the coding sequence GTGAGCAGCCACGACACCGGCAGGGACGAACTCCCGGCGGACACGCCCGAGGCAGCGGATCACGCCACCGGGCCCGGGCACTACCCGCGCCCGGCCGTCTCGCTCGACGAGGCCGAGTGGGTGTGGCGCGAGCTGGGCGTCGAGGCGCTGCGCCCCGGGAGCAAACCCGAGGTCGTGCGGCTCGCCGTGATCGCCGGCCTGACGCGCGCGACGGGTGCCCGCTACGGCGACCTGCTGCGTGTGCGGGCCGAGGATCTCGACCTGGGCGCGCTCGGAGCGCACGCGGGGGAGGGGAGCGTCGTCGTGCGGCACGGCAAGCACCGCACCGCACGGATCCATCGCGTGCCGCCCGAGGTGGTGCTGGTGCTGCGGCGCTGGATGGAGGTGCGCCTGGAGCTCGCGGCCGAGCTGGAAGGGTCCGTCCCGCGGGCGCTGCTGCTGACGGTCCACCACACGCACGACAACGGGACCACGGTCTCGAGCGGGCTCCCGATCACGCGGCAGGGCCTGGTGCTCTCGTGGCGCCGCTTCGCGATGCGCACGAACGCCCGCTACGGCGCCCTGCGCCCGCCGCTGCCGACCCGCTTCGAGCAGGTCCGTCGTGCGTGGACCGGCTCGCCGCTCCCGGACCCGGGCCGGGAGATCGCACCCACAGAGGCCCCTTCAGAGCCGGGGCCGGGCGGGGCACAGACCTGA
- a CDS encoding GNAT family N-acetyltransferase, with protein sequence MTGTLRPYSPLDRAAVAQVCVRTAADGGDARGLYSDDLLMPDVYALPYVDLEPATAFVVVQPLDSGAVQDDDAVLHVPDGVVCGYVVAAPDTRRFVERWRLEWTPGFLERHPAPAAGGPAYSEASLWHDGVHPERMLAPPGVLAAYPAHLHIDLLPRAQRQGWGRRMVSTLSAALAARGVPGVHLSYSPTNTNARAFYDRLGFRELPGSTTASPLLGLLTAG encoded by the coding sequence GTGACGGGGACTCTGCGCCCTTACTCCCCGCTCGACCGCGCCGCCGTCGCGCAGGTGTGCGTGCGAACCGCCGCCGACGGCGGGGACGCACGCGGGCTCTACTCCGACGACCTGCTGATGCCCGACGTGTACGCGCTGCCGTACGTGGACCTGGAGCCCGCGACGGCGTTCGTCGTCGTACAGCCGTTGGACTCCGGTGCGGTGCAGGACGACGACGCCGTGCTGCACGTGCCTGACGGCGTCGTCTGCGGGTACGTCGTCGCGGCACCCGACACCCGGCGGTTCGTCGAGCGCTGGCGGCTCGAGTGGACACCGGGGTTCCTGGAGCGGCACCCGGCCCCCGCGGCGGGAGGACCGGCGTACAGCGAGGCCTCGCTGTGGCACGACGGCGTCCACCCCGAGCGCATGCTCGCCCCGCCGGGTGTTCTCGCGGCCTACCCCGCGCACCTCCACATCGACCTGCTCCCCCGCGCGCAACGGCAGGGCTGGGGCAGGCGCATGGTGTCCACGCTGAGTGCCGCGCTCGCGGCTCGGGGTGTGCCGGGCGTCCATCTCTCGTACTCCCCGACGAACACGAACGCCCGCGCGTTCTACGACCGGCTGGGCTTCCGAGAGCTCCCCGGTTCGACCACCGCGTCGCCGCTCCTGGGGCTTCTCACCGCGGGTTGA
- a CDS encoding Dps family protein encodes MSVPRYTVPSLTPEEGGQVAAILQERLHSLNDLHLTLKHVHWNVVGPHFIAVHEMIDPQVDAVRLMVDSIAERIATLGVAPVGTPGALVAARTWDDYALGRASAIAHLGALDEVYQGVIAAHRQAVADTEVLDVVTNDLLIGHLRELEQFHWFIRAHLESSGGDLSTNGARTELDAARDALGAS; translated from the coding sequence ATGTCCGTGCCGCGCTACACCGTCCCGTCCCTGACCCCTGAGGAGGGCGGCCAGGTCGCGGCCATCCTTCAGGAGCGGCTGCACTCCCTCAACGACCTGCACCTGACGCTCAAGCACGTGCACTGGAACGTCGTGGGGCCCCACTTCATCGCCGTGCACGAGATGATCGACCCGCAGGTCGACGCCGTGCGGCTGATGGTCGACTCGATCGCCGAGCGCATCGCCACGCTGGGCGTGGCACCCGTGGGTACGCCAGGGGCGCTCGTCGCGGCGCGCACCTGGGATGACTACGCTCTCGGCCGTGCCAGCGCCATCGCGCACCTCGGGGCGCTCGACGAGGTCTACCAGGGCGTCATCGCCGCCCACCGCCAGGCCGTCGCGGACACCGAGGTGCTCGACGTCGTCACCAACGACCTGCTCATCGGCCACCTGCGTGAGCTGGAGCAGTTCCACTGGTTCATCCGGGCGCACCTGGAGAGCTCGGGCGGCGACCTGTCCACGAACGGCGCCCGGACCGAGCTCGACGCCGCGCGCGACGCGCTCGGCGCCTCGTGA
- a CDS encoding DUF58 domain-containing protein, with amino-acid sequence MTWRPTRAAAGAAATGIAVLALGVLLARPDVALLGVPLVLAFVLGRVSRPDAPSAATFGDAGQAAQPGEIAEELRVTPAPGCDVVHVRVFAPGHRPAEVVLPGTDERALPLHLATVRTGPQRTFHADVRGLGPYGGSAEDAHGAQAPGRLVLPEASRLGRVPLPSRLRGLTGPRASRRLGDGTELRDVHPMGPGDRLRRVDWRATARRSPALDSLYVRRTFATAEAGAVLVLDSRDDVGPDPRTWRGTEPLRVDEPTSLDLARHAAASIATSLVGAGDRVGLEDLAFRRRPVPAATGKRHLRRILHALALAAPVGSPTTRVRPPQVPADAIVYLFTTLLDDAPVALVEAWAEQGVPTVVVDTLPDVQPVPERHLTLAWRITSMERADRVRALTARGVPVVRWAGSERAEAAARFEVLVRAGERHRPVAGARR; translated from the coding sequence GTGACCTGGCGTCCCACGCGTGCGGCGGCCGGGGCGGCCGCCACCGGGATCGCCGTGCTCGCCCTGGGAGTGCTCCTGGCGCGCCCCGACGTCGCTCTCCTCGGCGTCCCGCTCGTGCTGGCGTTCGTGCTCGGCCGGGTGAGCCGTCCCGACGCACCCTCCGCCGCCACCTTCGGCGACGCCGGGCAGGCCGCGCAGCCCGGGGAGATCGCCGAGGAGCTGAGGGTCACGCCCGCCCCCGGCTGCGACGTCGTCCACGTGCGGGTGTTCGCCCCGGGGCACCGGCCTGCCGAGGTCGTCCTGCCCGGGACGGACGAGCGCGCGCTGCCGTTGCACCTCGCCACGGTGCGGACCGGACCGCAGCGCACGTTCCATGCCGACGTGCGCGGGCTGGGGCCGTACGGCGGCTCGGCCGAGGACGCGCACGGCGCGCAGGCGCCAGGCCGGCTCGTGCTGCCGGAGGCGTCGCGGCTGGGGCGCGTGCCGCTGCCCTCGCGCCTGCGCGGACTGACCGGCCCGCGCGCCTCGCGCCGCCTGGGCGACGGCACCGAGCTGCGTGACGTCCATCCCATGGGCCCGGGCGACCGGCTGCGCCGCGTCGACTGGCGCGCCACCGCCCGGCGCTCGCCCGCGCTCGACTCGCTCTACGTGCGCCGCACCTTCGCCACCGCGGAGGCGGGCGCCGTGCTCGTGCTGGACTCGCGCGACGACGTCGGCCCGGACCCGCGCACCTGGCGCGGCACCGAGCCGCTGCGCGTCGACGAGCCGACGTCACTCGACCTCGCCCGGCACGCCGCCGCGTCGATCGCGACGTCGCTGGTCGGCGCCGGGGACCGCGTCGGTCTCGAAGACCTCGCGTTCCGTCGCCGCCCCGTCCCCGCCGCGACCGGCAAGAGACACCTGCGCCGCATCCTGCACGCGCTGGCCCTCGCCGCGCCCGTCGGGTCGCCGACGACGCGGGTGCGCCCTCCGCAGGTGCCGGCCGACGCCATCGTCTACCTGTTCACGACGCTGCTCGATGACGCACCCGTCGCGCTGGTGGAGGCGTGGGCCGAGCAGGGCGTGCCCACCGTCGTCGTCGACACGCTGCCCGACGTCCAGCCCGTGCCCGAGCGGCACCTGACGCTGGCGTGGCGCATCACCTCGATGGAGCGCGCCGACCGCGTCCGCGCGCTCACCGCGCGCGGGGTGCCGGTGGTCCGGTGGGCCGGGTCCGAGCGCGCCGAGGCTGCGGCACGCTTCGAGGTGCTCGTCCGTGCCGGCGAACGGCACCGTCCCGTCGCCGGAGCGCGGCGGTGA
- a CDS encoding AAA family ATPase, producing the protein MTEPTPTALSVPDVADLGRRVLDEVATAVVGMRDTLEIALATVLAGGHVLFEDVPGLGKTLAARSLATALGLDFARLQCTPDLLPSDVTGSSVFDPASRTFEFRPGPVFTGLFLADEINRTAPKTQSALLEAMAERQVSVDGVTRPLPAPFHVVATSNPVEYEGTYPLPEAQLDRFMVRLAVGYPDREQEAEVLLRRVARRQEAAPVRPVVDAATVLAMQAGVEAVEVDRDVVRYCVDLAAATRGHGALEVGASPRGSQNLLLLARAVAVLDGRDYALPEDVKRVAVPVLAHRITLSPTAWASAVRPEDVVRELLGSVAGPATVGRA; encoded by the coding sequence ATGACCGAGCCCACCCCGACCGCCCTGTCCGTGCCCGACGTCGCCGACCTGGGCCGGCGCGTCCTCGACGAGGTCGCGACCGCCGTCGTCGGCATGCGCGACACGCTCGAGATCGCCCTCGCGACGGTGCTGGCCGGAGGGCACGTGCTGTTCGAGGACGTGCCTGGCCTGGGCAAGACGCTCGCGGCGCGGTCGCTCGCGACCGCGCTGGGCCTCGACTTCGCGCGCCTGCAGTGCACCCCCGACCTGCTGCCCAGCGACGTGACCGGGTCGTCCGTCTTCGACCCCGCGAGCCGCACGTTCGAGTTCCGCCCCGGCCCCGTGTTCACCGGCCTGTTCCTGGCCGACGAGATCAACCGCACCGCCCCCAAGACGCAGTCGGCGTTGCTGGAGGCCATGGCCGAACGCCAGGTGTCCGTCGACGGCGTCACGCGCCCGCTGCCGGCGCCGTTCCACGTCGTCGCGACGTCCAACCCCGTCGAGTACGAGGGCACCTACCCGCTGCCGGAAGCCCAGCTCGACCGGTTCATGGTGCGTCTCGCCGTCGGCTACCCCGACCGGGAGCAGGAGGCCGAGGTGTTGCTGCGGCGCGTCGCGCGACGCCAGGAGGCCGCGCCCGTGCGTCCTGTCGTCGACGCCGCCACCGTGCTCGCGATGCAGGCCGGCGTCGAGGCCGTCGAGGTGGACCGCGACGTCGTGCGGTACTGCGTCGACCTCGCGGCGGCCACGCGCGGGCACGGAGCGCTGGAGGTTGGTGCGTCGCCCCGCGGGTCGCAGAACCTGCTGCTGCTCGCGCGCGCCGTCGCCGTCCTCGACGGCCGCGACTACGCGCTGCCGGAGGACGTCAAGCGGGTCGCGGTGCCCGTCCTCGCGCACCGCATCACGCTCAGCCCGACGGCGTGGGCGTCCGCGGTGCGACCCGAGGACGTCGTCCGGGAGCTGCTGGGGTCGGTCGCCGGTCCGGCCACCGTGGGGCGGGCGTGA
- a CDS encoding DUF4129 domain-containing protein → MRSRAVPAVGALALLALVVVAAAVASPWRLTLPEARMSPAEAPSVLPAPTLVPPPDPVGGDDSTLTAWLVALLWVLLLAAAFLLARSVVRRIVSGRRPDTQPSEPDRLLGGAVTPGGLVDLPALVDAVDAALARLDDAGTPHDAVVAAWVELERASARHGWERHAFETSTEFTGRLLGVSPAPPEHVATLRRLYQQARFTTHPVTPAQVSRARAALESIARALDGRTP, encoded by the coding sequence GTGCGCAGCCGTGCCGTCCCCGCCGTCGGAGCGCTCGCGCTGCTCGCGCTCGTCGTCGTGGCCGCAGCGGTCGCCTCGCCGTGGCGGCTCACGCTGCCGGAGGCGCGCATGTCACCGGCCGAGGCGCCCTCGGTCCTGCCAGCGCCCACGCTCGTGCCGCCGCCCGACCCGGTCGGCGGCGACGACTCCACGCTGACGGCGTGGCTCGTGGCGCTGCTGTGGGTCCTCCTTCTTGCCGCGGCGTTCCTGCTCGCGCGCAGCGTGGTGCGGCGCATCGTCTCCGGCCGCCGCCCCGACACCCAGCCGTCCGAGCCCGACCGGCTCCTGGGCGGGGCCGTCACGCCCGGCGGGCTCGTCGACCTGCCCGCGCTCGTCGACGCCGTCGACGCCGCCCTCGCCCGCCTCGACGACGCAGGCACGCCCCACGACGCCGTCGTCGCGGCGTGGGTCGAGCTCGAGCGCGCCTCGGCACGGCACGGCTGGGAACGGCACGCGTTCGAGACGAGCACGGAGTTCACCGGTCGCCTCCTCGGCGTCTCGCCGGCCCCGCCCGAGCACGTGGCGACGCTGCGCCGCCTCTACCAGCAGGCGCGGTTCACGACCCACCCGGTCACGCCCGCCCAGGTGTCACGGGCGCGCGCCGCGCTCGAGTCCATCGCACGCGCGCTCGACGGCAGGACGCCATGA
- a CDS encoding DUF3866 family protein produces MITWRTGTVVSRGTTWGDSHNGARELTVDLDRPLPGRAPDDVRARALAYTTLVGDPAPGDTLLLNCSALARGLGTGGYALVVGPVGTTPPDPRPGPGHLVKARYTPLQAMVLGVDEQESPHHDLLENADDIGALPVVVADLHSALPAVIAGARLAAARTGQPTPRIAYVMTDGGALPAAFSRTVATLRDTGWLDTCITVGQAFGGDLEAVTVHTGLLAAHHITHADLAVVAQGPGNLGTGTRWGYSGVAAGEALNATTTLRGRAVASLRISGADPRDRHRGISHHSLTAYGRVAHTPADIPVPAPTPDLENHPAWGPALTARIRTQAATLARRHHLTDIPADTDLLAALADTPVRLSTMGRGLDADPAAFVAAAVAGIHAQSLART; encoded by the coding sequence GTGATCACCTGGCGAACCGGCACCGTGGTGTCGCGCGGCACGACGTGGGGCGACTCCCACAACGGCGCCCGCGAACTGACCGTCGACCTCGACCGCCCCCTGCCCGGACGCGCCCCCGACGACGTCCGCGCACGCGCCCTCGCCTACACCACCCTCGTCGGCGACCCCGCCCCCGGCGACACCCTCCTGCTCAACTGCTCCGCCCTCGCCCGCGGCCTCGGCACCGGCGGCTACGCCCTCGTCGTCGGACCCGTCGGCACCACACCCCCCGACCCCCGACCCGGCCCCGGCCACCTCGTCAAAGCCCGCTACACCCCCCTGCAAGCCATGGTCCTCGGCGTCGACGAACAAGAGTCCCCCCACCACGACCTCCTCGAGAACGCCGACGACATCGGAGCCCTGCCCGTCGTCGTCGCCGACCTGCACTCCGCCCTGCCCGCCGTCATCGCAGGCGCCCGCCTCGCCGCCGCACGCACCGGACAACCCACCCCCCGCATCGCCTACGTCATGACCGACGGCGGCGCCCTGCCCGCCGCGTTCTCCCGCACCGTCGCCACCCTCCGCGACACCGGCTGGCTCGACACCTGCATCACCGTCGGCCAAGCCTTCGGCGGCGACCTCGAAGCCGTCACCGTCCACACCGGACTCCTCGCCGCCCACCACATCACCCACGCCGACCTCGCCGTCGTCGCCCAAGGACCCGGCAACCTCGGCACCGGCACCCGCTGGGGCTACTCCGGCGTCGCCGCAGGCGAAGCACTCAACGCCACCACCACCCTCCGCGGGCGAGCCGTCGCGTCCCTGCGCATCTCCGGCGCCGACCCCCGCGACCGCCACCGCGGCATCTCCCACCACTCCCTCACCGCCTACGGCCGCGTCGCCCACACCCCCGCCGACATCCCCGTCCCCGCCCCCACCCCCGACCTCGAGAACCACCCCGCCTGGGGACCCGCCCTCACCGCACGCATCCGCACCCAGGCCGCCACCCTCGCCCGCCGCCACCACCTCACCGACATCCCCGCCGACACCGACCTCCTCGCGGCGCTCGCGGACACCCCCGTGCGGTTGTCGACGATGGGCCGGGGCCTCGACGCCGACCCGGCCGCGTTCGTCGCGGCCGCCGTCGCCGGGATCCACGCCCAGAGCCTCGCGCGCACGTGA
- a CDS encoding helix-turn-helix transcriptional regulator produces MSADLPSPVPVSPGVPPAERLLNLVIALVNTSVSMTKQQIRRGVAGYGDAPTVEAFERMFERDKDTLRSLGVPVVTVDAGGHSDDVGYRIDNDAYALPPVDLTPAELGVLALAAQLWGDKSLRTDSSRAMTKLRAAGPAQVEVDALAGLAPRVRAVGDAYGPLLEAVTERREVRFRYRAASTGVLAERRVEPWRIAARGGGWYLVGRDVDRAAPRVFRLSRIEGRVRVGARAAAFEIPAHVDVDAVLGAAGQVRTAVLAVVPERASAVRARAVAVPEGVPEGVPEGMPEGVAPGEVPEGRDVVAVPFTSVTTLAEELAGYADAVVVLAPGELRGEVVRLLEAAARLDAVEVPRG; encoded by the coding sequence ATGTCTGCTGACCTTCCTTCTCCCGTGCCGGTGTCGCCGGGGGTTCCGCCTGCGGAGCGGCTGCTGAACTTGGTGATCGCGCTGGTGAACACGAGCGTGTCGATGACGAAGCAGCAGATTCGTCGTGGGGTGGCGGGGTACGGGGACGCGCCGACGGTCGAGGCGTTCGAGCGGATGTTCGAGCGGGACAAGGACACGTTGCGTTCGCTGGGTGTGCCGGTGGTGACGGTGGATGCGGGCGGGCACAGCGACGACGTCGGTTACCGGATCGACAACGATGCGTATGCGTTGCCTCCGGTGGATCTGACGCCGGCGGAGCTGGGGGTGCTGGCGCTGGCGGCGCAGCTGTGGGGTGACAAGTCGTTGCGGACGGACAGCTCGCGGGCGATGACGAAGCTGCGGGCGGCGGGTCCGGCGCAGGTCGAGGTGGATGCGCTGGCGGGTCTGGCGCCGCGGGTGCGGGCGGTGGGTGACGCGTACGGGCCGCTGCTGGAGGCGGTGACGGAGCGGCGGGAGGTGCGGTTCCGGTATCGGGCGGCGAGCACGGGGGTGCTGGCGGAGCGTCGGGTCGAGCCGTGGCGGATCGCGGCGCGGGGCGGTGGCTGGTATCTGGTGGGGCGGGACGTGGATCGGGCTGCGCCGCGCGTGTTCCGCCTGTCGCGCATCGAGGGCCGGGTGCGGGTGGGGGCGCGTGCGGCGGCGTTCGAGATTCCGGCGCACGTGGATGTGGACGCGGTGCTGGGCGCGGCGGGGCAGGTGCGGACGGCGGTGCTGGCGGTGGTGCCGGAGCGGGCGTCGGCGGTGCGGGCCCGGGCGGTCGCGGTGCCTGAGGGGGTGCCTGAGGGGGTGCCTGAGGGGATGCCGGAGGGGGTGGCGCCCGGCGAGGTGCCGGAGGGTCGTGACGTGGTGGCGGTCCCGTTCACGTCGGTCACGACGCTCGCCGAGGAGCTGGCCGGGTACGCGGACGCCGTCGTGGTGCTCGCTCCGGGCGAGCTGCGCGGCGAGGTGGTGCGCCTGCTGGAGGCTGCCGCTCGCCTCGACGCGGTGGAGGTGCCGCGTGGCTGA
- a CDS encoding helix-turn-helix transcriptional regulator produces MAERADDRLVRLLGLVAYLDGHGPVPVPQLAERFGVSEKQIHDDVDQLWVTGTPGYWPDDLIDFDADAVERGVVHLTNARGLTRPLRLGTREAVALVAALRALLESPPVRADVQRTALVRSALAKLSAATGEAASAVDVRLARDGDPRVLAAVTDALAGRRRLRIRYVTAGDVVGERDVDPARLLTQDGAGYLLAWCHRAQGRRTFRLDRVLEARVLDVPVDAVRVAEVDQDVDVARSVAGAGDGEAPLVTVTFASPARWLAEELPSESVTELAGGAFSLRLRVSNPAWLHGLLLAVAPLVLAVDPPEVAARVATAARAALAAYGVRGAS; encoded by the coding sequence GTGGCTGAGCGCGCCGACGACCGCCTGGTGCGGCTCCTGGGGCTGGTCGCCTACCTTGACGGGCACGGCCCGGTGCCGGTGCCGCAGCTCGCGGAGCGGTTCGGGGTGTCGGAGAAGCAGATCCACGACGACGTCGACCAGCTGTGGGTGACGGGCACGCCAGGCTACTGGCCGGACGACCTGATCGACTTCGACGCCGACGCCGTCGAGCGCGGTGTGGTGCACCTGACGAACGCGCGCGGCCTGACCCGCCCGTTGCGGCTCGGTACGCGTGAGGCGGTCGCGCTGGTCGCGGCCTTGCGAGCCCTGCTGGAGTCGCCGCCGGTGCGGGCGGACGTGCAGCGCACGGCGCTCGTGCGGTCCGCGCTCGCCAAGCTGTCGGCCGCGACGGGCGAGGCCGCGAGCGCCGTGGACGTGCGTCTGGCGCGGGACGGCGACCCGCGGGTGCTGGCTGCGGTGACCGACGCGTTGGCGGGGCGGCGCCGGTTGCGGATCCGGTATGTGACGGCGGGCGACGTGGTGGGGGAGCGGGACGTGGACCCGGCGCGGCTGCTGACGCAGGACGGTGCGGGGTATCTGCTGGCGTGGTGTCATCGGGCGCAGGGGCGGCGCACGTTCCGCCTGGACCGGGTGCTGGAGGCGCGGGTGCTGGACGTGCCGGTGGATGCGGTGCGGGTGGCCGAGGTCGATCAGGACGTGGATGTCGCGCGGTCGGTGGCGGGCGCGGGGGACGGTGAGGCGCCGCTGGTGACGGTGACGTTCGCGTCTCCGGCGCGGTGGCTGGCGGAGGAGCTGCCGTCGGAGTCGGTGACCGAGCTGGCGGGCGGCGCGTTTTCGCTGCGGCTGCGGGTGTCGAACCCGGCATGGTTGCACGGGCTGCTGCTGGCGGTGGCTCCGCTGGTCCTGGCGGTGGACCCGCCCGAGGTCGCGGCACGGGTCGCGACGGCGGCGCGGGCGGCGTTGGCGGCGTACGGCGTGCGGGGGGCCTCGTAG
- the tatA gene encoding Sec-independent protein translocase subunit TatA, whose translation MGALRGWHIIVLVVVILLLFGANRLPDLARSVGQSLKIFKNEVKDLTDDKGDGPASDAGGDSSPQVPGLTDPKSPKA comes from the coding sequence ATGGGCGCACTCAGAGGCTGGCACATCATCGTCCTGGTCGTCGTGATCCTGCTGCTGTTCGGGGCGAACCGGCTTCCCGACCTGGCGCGCAGCGTGGGTCAGTCGCTCAAGATCTTCAAGAACGAGGTCAAGGACCTGACCGACGACAAGGGCGACGGCCCGGCGTCCGACGCCGGCGGCGACTCGTCCCCGCAGGTTCCGGGTCTGACCGACCCCAAGTCTCCCAAGGCGTAG
- the tatC gene encoding twin-arginine translocase subunit TatC codes for MPLREHLLELRKRLFLVACGLVVGAVAGWLLYDPLLEVLRRPLDLAAAAQGKDIALNFTALGSPLDIKVKAALFLSVVVTCPWWLYQVWAFVTPGLTRAERRYAYGFLGAAVPLFLGGATLAWWVLPHAVDILATFVPDGTSQLVTAQDYLTFVMRLVLAFGIAFVSPVLLVGLNLAGLLRHETLAKGWRWAVLIAFVFAAVMTPTPDALTMILVALPICVLYFGALGVAMVHDRRADRRRVAADR; via the coding sequence ATGCCGCTGCGCGAGCACCTGCTGGAGCTGCGCAAGCGGCTCTTCCTGGTGGCGTGCGGTCTCGTCGTCGGGGCCGTGGCCGGCTGGCTGCTGTACGACCCGTTGCTGGAGGTGCTGCGCCGTCCGCTCGACCTGGCGGCGGCCGCACAGGGCAAGGACATCGCGCTGAACTTCACGGCGCTCGGGTCGCCGCTCGACATCAAGGTCAAGGCGGCGCTGTTCCTGTCGGTGGTCGTGACCTGCCCGTGGTGGCTGTACCAGGTGTGGGCGTTCGTCACCCCCGGCCTGACCCGCGCCGAGCGGCGGTACGCGTACGGGTTCCTCGGGGCGGCGGTCCCGCTGTTCCTGGGCGGGGCGACCCTGGCGTGGTGGGTGCTGCCGCACGCGGTCGACATCCTGGCGACCTTCGTGCCCGACGGCACGTCCCAGCTGGTCACCGCGCAGGACTACCTGACCTTCGTCATGCGGCTGGTGCTGGCGTTCGGGATCGCGTTCGTCTCGCCCGTCCTGCTCGTGGGCCTGAACCTCGCGGGCCTGCTGCGGCACGAGACGCTCGCCAAGGGCTGGCGGTGGGCGGTCCTCATCGCTTTCGTGTTCGCGGCCGTGATGACCCCGACCCCGGACGCGCTGACCATGATCCTGGTCGCGCTGCCGATCTGCGTGCTCTACTTCGGCGCACTGGGCGTCGCGATGGTGCACGACAGGCGCGCAGACCGTCGGCGCGTCGCCGCAGACCGCTGA